The following coding sequences are from one Streptomyces dengpaensis window:
- a CDS encoding ankyrin repeat domain-containing protein — protein MSEAPDPEVVELATKIFDLARRGETEALVAYVDAGVPANLTNDRGDSLVMLAAYHGHAVAVRALLERGAEADRVNDRGQTPLAGAVFKGEEAVIRVLLDGGADPAAGTPSAIDTARMFGKTELLELFGAH, from the coding sequence ATGAGTGAAGCCCCCGACCCCGAGGTCGTCGAGCTGGCGACCAAGATCTTCGATCTGGCGCGCCGTGGTGAGACCGAGGCGCTCGTGGCGTATGTGGACGCGGGTGTTCCGGCCAACCTCACCAACGACCGCGGCGACTCCCTCGTGATGCTCGCCGCCTACCACGGCCACGCCGTCGCGGTCCGCGCCCTGCTGGAGCGCGGCGCCGAGGCTGACCGGGTCAACGACCGTGGCCAGACACCGCTCGCGGGGGCCGTTTTCAAGGGCGAGGAGGCCGTGATCCGGGTGCTCCTGGACGGCGGTGCCGATCCCGCCGCCGGTACCCCCTCGGCCATCGACACGGCCCGCATGTTCGGCAAGACGGAACTTCTCGAATTGTTCGGGGCACACTGA